A window of the Bacteroides thetaiotaomicron VPI-5482 genome harbors these coding sequences:
- a CDS encoding hybrid sensor histidine kinase/response regulator: protein MNRTLHEADNAQRILKLTADTMLLVDRNGICIDIDIHSNLWFLQEERLLGKNIFERMPEHTREKVYSTFQTVLREQRSISKNYKLELEDNTYYFKCIMYPYDDMVLCQYRDITQRSNVKRQLEQVNRNLREIQKVAQIGQWMYNTRDNVFHYMGYTGVLCEESSRSISLEKYQEFIVEEDRLSFTSWCRKNEEGLNEESISYRVRVAGEIYYMRLQAYLRDELPNGSCNIEGYIQNITDIQRRRNDINTLTHAINNAKESIFAAKEDGTLIFANRQFLHNHGIPESEEIGKLKIYEIAGDMNTQEDWHERCKDILHGGSRSFVAHHPSKVSKNILAYEGIMYNVTNDSGEESYWSFSHDISERLHYEAQIKRLNLIMDTTIDNLPAGIVVKEINNDFRYIYRNRESYNRNLCIGESIGKNDFDYYPPEVAEKKREEDTLVATTGRGLHWTTEGKDKNGNEIILDKRKIRVDGDELSSPIIVSIEWDITELEKIKRELQTSKEKAEMSDKLKSAFLANMSHEIRTPLNAIVGFSHLIAESENKEERKTFYEIVEANNERLLQLINEILDLSKIESGIIEFTSAPININSLCKEVHDAHVFRTPQGVQLIYEPSENGLVIETDKNRVFQVFSNLIGNAFKFTKAGSISYGYKLVGNQIVFHVTDTGTGIEPEKIGRVFERFAKLNNYAQGTGLGLSICKTIVERLGGEISVSSVVGQGTTFTFTLPYESEQSTENTKEEKRQEGNANENPTGTGSMKIDPASTETPAETSVKEDSEKTSGSTDDDSSGSISANASPSQRTILIAEDEDSNFDLLKAILGRKYRLIRARDGMEAVTSYDEAKPDLILMDIKMPNLDGLEATKIIRELSHTVPIIAQSAYAYQQDQIAAMDAGCSDFIAKPISQAKLKDMINKWLP, encoded by the coding sequence ATGAACAGAACATTACATGAGGCAGATAATGCGCAAAGAATACTGAAGTTGACCGCCGACACCATGCTATTAGTCGATAGAAATGGCATTTGCATTGATATTGATATTCATAGCAATTTATGGTTTTTACAAGAAGAGAGGCTTTTAGGAAAAAATATATTCGAACGTATGCCCGAGCATACCCGTGAGAAGGTTTACAGCACCTTCCAGACCGTGCTTCGGGAACAGCGAAGCATCAGCAAGAACTACAAGCTGGAACTGGAGGATAATACCTATTATTTCAAGTGTATCATGTATCCTTACGATGACATGGTGCTCTGCCAATATCGGGACATCACCCAGCGAAGCAACGTGAAACGCCAGCTGGAACAGGTAAACCGAAATCTGAGGGAGATACAGAAAGTGGCTCAGATCGGACAGTGGATGTACAACACCCGCGACAATGTCTTCCATTACATGGGCTACACCGGAGTATTGTGCGAGGAATCTTCCAGAAGTATCTCTCTGGAGAAATATCAGGAATTTATCGTCGAAGAAGACCGCCTGAGCTTCACCAGCTGGTGCCGGAAGAATGAGGAAGGACTCAACGAAGAAAGTATCAGCTATCGGGTCCGTGTCGCCGGAGAGATTTACTATATGCGCCTTCAGGCTTATCTGCGAGACGAACTACCGAACGGCAGCTGCAACATCGAAGGTTACATCCAGAACATCACCGACATACAGCGTCGCAGAAACGACATCAACACGCTGACGCACGCCATCAACAACGCAAAGGAGAGCATCTTCGCCGCCAAAGAGGACGGTACGCTGATCTTCGCCAACCGCCAGTTCCTCCACAACCACGGCATCCCGGAAAGTGAGGAGATCGGCAAACTGAAAATCTATGAAATCGCCGGCGATATGAACACGCAGGAAGACTGGCATGAACGCTGCAAGGATATCCTGCACGGAGGAAGCAGAAGTTTCGTCGCCCATCATCCTTCGAAGGTCAGCAAGAATATATTGGCTTACGAGGGAATCATGTACAACGTCACCAATGACTCCGGTGAAGAAAGTTACTGGTCATTCTCCCACGACATATCCGAGCGACTGCACTACGAAGCGCAAATCAAACGACTCAACCTGATCATGGATACTACCATCGACAACCTCCCCGCCGGAATTGTCGTCAAGGAGATCAACAACGATTTCCGATATATCTACCGCAACCGGGAATCGTACAACCGGAATCTGTGCATCGGCGAATCTATCGGCAAGAATGACTTCGACTACTATCCCCCCGAAGTGGCAGAAAAGAAAAGGGAGGAAGATACACTAGTTGCCACCACCGGACGGGGACTGCACTGGACAACCGAAGGGAAAGACAAAAACGGAAACGAGATCATCCTCGACAAACGGAAAATACGGGTGGACGGAGACGAACTTTCCTCCCCCATCATCGTCAGCATCGAATGGGACATCACGGAGCTGGAAAAAATCAAACGGGAACTTCAGACATCCAAAGAGAAAGCCGAAATGTCGGACAAACTGAAGTCTGCTTTCCTCGCCAACATGAGTCATGAAATACGCACACCTCTGAATGCCATCGTCGGCTTCTCACATCTGATAGCCGAAAGTGAAAATAAGGAAGAACGTAAAACATTTTATGAGATCGTCGAAGCCAACAACGAACGTCTGCTGCAACTGATCAACGAAATTCTTGATCTTTCGAAGATCGAATCGGGCATTATCGAGTTCACCAGCGCACCGATAAATATCAACAGTCTGTGTAAAGAAGTACATGACGCTCACGTATTTCGCACGCCGCAAGGGGTACAACTGATCTACGAGCCATCCGAAAACGGACTGGTGATAGAGACTGACAAGAACCGGGTGTTCCAGGTGTTCTCGAATCTGATAGGTAACGCATTCAAATTCACGAAAGCAGGCAGCATTAGTTACGGATATAAACTGGTAGGTAATCAGATCGTTTTCCACGTGACTGATACCGGTACGGGCATCGAACCGGAGAAGATAGGACGTGTGTTCGAACGTTTCGCCAAGTTGAACAACTATGCGCAGGGGACGGGGCTCGGACTGTCTATCTGTAAAACAATTGTCGAACGGCTGGGAGGTGAAATCTCCGTTTCTTCGGTGGTAGGTCAAGGGACGACTTTCACGTTCACCCTGCCTTACGAGTCGGAACAATCGACCGAAAATACGAAGGAGGAAAAACGGCAGGAAGGGAATGCAAATGAAAATCCGACCGGCACGGGTTCGATGAAGATTGACCCGGCTTCTACGGAGACGCCAGCAGAAACGTCTGTCAAGGAGGATTCCGAAAAGACTTCCGGAAGTACGGACGATGATAGTTCCGGTAGTATTTCCGCCAATGCCTCTCCAAGCCAGCGGACTATTCTGATAGCGGAAGATGAGGACAGTAACTTCGACTTGCTGAAGGCTATTCTTGGAAGAAAGTACAGGCTTATACGTGCACGGGACGGTATGGAGGCCGTTACCTCATACGATGAAGCGAAGCCTGACCTTATTCTGATGGATATCAAAATGCCTAATCTCGACGGTCTGGAGGCTACGAAGATCATTCGTGAGCTTTCTCATACTGTGCCCATTATCGCACAAAGTGCTTATGCTTATCAACAGGATCAGATAGCTGCAATGGATGCCGGATGCAGCGACTTCATCGCCAAGCCGATCTCTCAAGCGAAGCTCAAGGATATGATTAATAAATGGTTACCATAA
- a CDS encoding endonuclease/exonuclease/phosphatase family protein, with product MKALYRLLYYLSILLTSILAGFTLAGAFAGDASPGGFKLMPFIGLVLPMLLLANVVSAIYWTVRWRCWVFIPLIAILGNLGYLTRVLQSPLFDSASQPNTESLKKNERATESALTIATYNVNSFNHEHTGFSCKEIAAYMKELGVDIFCFQEFGINHEFGTDSLRTVLSEWPYYYVPSSPAGESLLQLAVFSRYPIKEKQLVTYPNSNNCSLWCDIDINGQTIRLFNNHLQTTEVSRNKRKLEKELRADDTDRAERAALTLADGLHENFKKRAAQAEHINQLISDSPYPTLVCGDFNSLPSSYVYQTVKGEKMNDGFQTCGHGYMYTFRYFKHLLRIDYILHSSEFQGVDYFSPDLEYSDHNPVVMRMRL from the coding sequence ATGAAAGCCTTATATAGATTACTTTACTACCTGTCTATCCTGCTGACGAGCATTCTGGCAGGTTTCACATTAGCCGGAGCCTTCGCCGGAGATGCTTCGCCGGGCGGCTTTAAGCTGATGCCCTTTATCGGATTGGTTCTGCCGATGCTTTTGCTGGCTAATGTCGTCTCTGCCATCTATTGGACGGTTCGCTGGCGATGCTGGGTTTTCATTCCTTTAATCGCCATACTGGGAAATTTGGGGTATCTGACCCGTGTCCTCCAGTCCCCGCTTTTCGATTCGGCTTCCCAACCGAATACTGAATCTCTGAAGAAAAACGAAAGGGCCACCGAATCAGCACTGACTATTGCCACCTATAACGTTAACAGCTTTAATCACGAGCACACAGGTTTCTCATGCAAGGAAATCGCTGCTTACATGAAGGAGCTCGGTGTAGATATCTTCTGTTTTCAAGAGTTTGGGATCAATCATGAATTTGGTACTGACAGTCTTCGCACCGTTCTTTCCGAATGGCCGTATTACTATGTACCTTCTTCTCCTGCCGGAGAGAGTCTTTTGCAACTGGCTGTGTTCAGCCGTTATCCTATCAAGGAGAAGCAGCTCGTCACCTACCCAAATTCCAACAACTGCAGCCTGTGGTGTGATATCGACATTAACGGCCAAACAATCCGTCTGTTCAACAATCATCTGCAGACTACGGAAGTCAGCCGCAACAAGCGCAAACTGGAAAAAGAACTTCGTGCAGACGATACCGACCGTGCGGAACGTGCCGCTCTCACCCTTGCCGATGGTCTGCATGAGAACTTCAAGAAACGTGCCGCACAAGCTGAACATATCAATCAATTGATTTCCGATTCTCCCTATCCCACCCTGGTATGCGGTGACTTCAACTCTCTCCCTTCTTCATATGTATATCAAACTGTAAAAGGAGAAAAGATGAATGATGGCTTTCAGACCTGCGGACATGGGTATATGTACACTTTCCGATATTTCAAGCATCTGCTGAGAATCGACTATATCCTCCATTCGTCTGAGTTTCAAGGGGTAGATTACTTCTCTCCGGATTTGGAGTATAGTGATCATAATCCGGTGGTGATGAGAATGAGGTTATAA